A region from the Lolium perenne isolate Kyuss_39 chromosome 4, Kyuss_2.0, whole genome shotgun sequence genome encodes:
- the LOC127348537 gene encoding uncharacterized protein has protein sequence MATTTLTSTAPFCGRSGWQRARRRRPQSSSSGQDGCGRPLDRVAGWVGGGIAAAFFASLERCSCVNVRTHDDLDDDEQRDSLAPLVLDDGNDEAAGAGGGRRRMGRGGSWRNEKGRRSGGGGMGCYGD, from the coding sequence ATGGCAACGACCACACTCACGTCCACTGCCCCCTTCTGCGGCCGTTCCGGCTGGCAGCGTGCGCGGCGTAGGCGCCCACAGTCGTCGTCGTCCGGTCAGGACGGCTGCGGGCGGCCGCTGGACCGCGTGGCCGGGTGGGTCGGCGGAGGCATCGCCGCGGCGTTCTTCGCCTCCCTGGAGCGGTGCTCGTGCGTCAACGTCCGCACGCACGACGACCTCGACGACGATGAGCAGAGGGACTCATTGGCGCCGCTGGTGTTGGACGACGGCAACGACGAGGctgccggcgccggcggcgggaggaggaggatgggcAGAGGAGGGAGCTGGAGGAACGAGAAGGGCAggaggagtggcggcggcggcatgggTTGCTACGGTGATTAG